TGTTCAAAACCCGGACTCTCTCTTTCCATGCACAGTTCACCCAATTTGAATACTTATATAAACTCTCACACCTCTTGGTGCAGTGCAAGTCATGAAATGGAAAGGTCTGCTAGTGCAACAGGCGACAAGAGAGCAAGTCGTCTCCACAGTTGACACTAAAATCTCCGGTGAAGAGACCGTGGAAAGCACCTCAGTTCCCAGCTCTAACAAGACAACGGTAGCAGCAAGCCCGCATGTCCCAATCCCCGAATGCAACTGCGTTTTCAATCTCCTTACTGGGGGTGCAAAACTACCTTCTTATCCCTAATAGACAAAACTTAATCAActtgtttatattttgattagaCTGAGTTAATTTAGCATGGCCAGCTTATAATTTACAACATTCAGTTTTACAAGTTTTCTCAGACCATCGGCTATGAGGATGATTTGGTTGGAAAATTGACATTTATATCAATTCACTAATACAAATGCAACTGGATTAATGTTCAAGCTGCAGCATATCGGATTATGAACTTGAATTACTTTTGCATGATGATTAAAGCTGATTTTTCTTGGCGTACTTGTTTTCTGCTTTCTAACACGATCTCTATGTTTGGAAATTTTGACAATTCGGAGAGCAACGTCTCCCAGATGTCCACCCAAATTCACTTGCTTATACGGTAAAAATTTGAACGCACTCTGTTACCACTGAACAATGAATACCATCCACTAACTACATAAATGAAACCTCTAGAGCACATCATTTACAACACGACTAAACCGAATGTGTTATTAGttcaacttattttattgtagacctgtccatgggccggacGGCCTGACCCGGCCCGACGGCCGGCTCaaaatatgagagggtttgagtaaaataataggcccgaaatatgggcttgggcaaaaataCAAGGCcggtttaaaaaatgggccgggctcaggctcaacttttttggcccggccctagcccggcccgaatataataaatatatattttttaattttaaaatactttaaaattttttttatttttttatttttaaaatatatatttttttgtgtttattaaaaactgGGCCGGGCCAGACtcgggcttattattttttcccgagccgggcctgggcaaaatttcaggctCATATTTCAgaccgggccgggcccgggcctaagagtcgggccaAATTTTTTccgggcccgacccggcccatggacaggtctattttatggtatgattcaAATATAACTTTAAATCCAATTCATTTACAAGCAtagaatcaaaattatataataaaaaaaaaaacaacaaaaatggaaTAAATACTGGGgtaacaaaataaagaaaataactaTCACTTATCGATGCGAAGTTGAAGCTCTTCTAGTTTTACTGATTAAGTGTCAAATGCGTTAGTCTTATTCGACTTATTCAAGTTTGGAACCCATTCCAGAACACGAGATGATTTGAAATCTGAGTAAACTTAAGCTCTATCAAACCCGACTCAACTTGCCTTCTACcttcttatttttatgtatattaacccataacaaataaaattaaatatataattctataatatagacattaaaaataatataatttgagaaaaattataAGATACTTGATATGTCAGAAAAATTTAAGAtacaaattttaagtaaaacagagcttgataaaatataaaatattctaatataatatatataaactctgACGTAAGAATACTTTTAGTGTGCATCGGCTAGAAAACTATGCAGTATGAACGGCATTCTTCACCGTCTAAGTCCGGGTACGTAGGCTGAAAAACAAAGTcaagcataaaataaattgatcacTCATCTTCAATACATAGTTCAAGGTTTATGACAACgcataaaaagcaaaaaagatACACGGCCGAATGGCCATTCAGTCCATACAAATGCCTTCAAAATCAACATACTACCTATGTAAAAACAGATAATAACCAGGTAAACTTATCGCtttccaccaccaccaccaagCTTGGGACCTTTGGGTGCACCACCCTTTGGAAGGTTACCCTTGCCTTGTGTCTTCTGTTGCTTCGCTGCTACTTCTGCCTTCTTTGCCTTCTTTTCATCCTTAGTCTTCTTGATCCTTTCCTTGATTTCTCTGAACAATAGATTAAACAGTAAAAATCCCAGTAAATATAAACCGTATTACATGTCGAAATCAGCAATGACAAGGAATGGGTGCAACGTATAATGAACAAACACACACCGGAGAGCAGCTTCCCTGGCGGCATCACGGACTTCAGGTTTCTCACTCCTCTTCTTCTGGATAACCTCTAAGGTGGCACCCACAATGGATCTGGAGTATGGCTTCTTTGCAGTACGTCTCCTCTTCTTCACAGCTTCTTGGGCAATGTCCTAAATATATGCATCCAGTACTAATATGAGAAAGGGCATGAGAACAATATATTGATTAAATAATCTGGCTTTGCAAAACTTTTATAAGATAGATGGCAGTGATAAAAAGAGATGCCAAAACATCAACATTTAGTAAAAGAAGTCAATTTCCAAAAAATACATGATTCTGCTCACAACCAAAATGCCACAGGTAAGGCGAATGAAACCCAAAAATAGTTTGTTTTCTGAAAGAAAACCTGCTTATGATGCTGACACTCACCTTCTTGTGTTGCTTCCTGTACATGGCCGTCCATGTAAGTTTTGATGGCTTCAGGCGGTTGTGGAAGTACCTCTTGCATTTTGAATTGGAAAAGAGGAAGACCTAAACAAATTGATGAAGATCACAATTGCCAGTACCACAACACAGTATCAACCACTTGAAATCAGAACTAGATGAGAATTTACCTGGGAATCACCACGAACAAATCTGATGCCTTTCCCAGGGTATATCTTGGCACCACTAAATCGGCAAAGCTCCGTCCTAGCATGCcaacaaaatacaatcaatTGCAATGTCTACAAAAcctactaaataaataataccaaTCGGCTTCTTTTAAACTGAATATAGCTCTCTACGCATGAACATAACCATTGACTCAGAACACCACATAAACTATATGATTTTCCAAAAGACTAGCACTTCATTACAAAACTAGCTAAATATAAATCAATGTTACTCGAACTTGAGTGTGTACAGAGTTCTTTCTGAAACTGTGAATTCAAAGctatttcatgtatttggaaGATGTTTGGAGGATCATATAACATACCCATTACAAGATAAGAGTCTGATATGTGTGTCAAATACAGGTCTAAAGGCCATAGGACGAGGGAAGATTTAAACTGATTTTCCATTCCcaagatatatttatttttccagaAAAACTAAACCAATGTACTCCGACTAtcttcattaattaaaaaacctTAGCTTCAATGAATTAATTGAATATCGTATAACAAATAACCAATAAACTAAAATCCCGCTAACATGGAAATGAACATGTAAATAGaactaataaaacaaaaaaaagtaatagCTGAAAGTTCAATTCCTCGCTTAATACtaaataaaatctatcaatCGCCATATTAGAATATggaataaaacaaaatgaaaggaAGATCTGGTCGTAAGCAGATCTTTTTGGGGGTATATTTTCTAAGATCATACCAATAACTCGTGATTAAAGGATAATTTTAAGGGAAAGAGAGGAAGAGATAAGGAACGTACTTGAGAACCATGGCTGCTGCTCTTTGCACTGGAAGAAATCCCTTGAAACCCTAGCGGCGTTGCAAATTTATATCAAAGGGTTGGGAATATAATGGCCCTTATATTGTGTTAAGTTCACAAAATTACCGGCCCAGAGCGGGCCGCTGCATACATTAAAGTGGCCATTGTTAACAAATAACCAAACCATCGGTCCAAATGACAGATAACCAAGCCCAAACCTATTTCTTGTTCacctttttattataaaattatgaaaaataaacatgtttgcCCTATTCTTTTTTTCCCCTCAAAAACATGATCAACAAGGCTACAACTTTAGTAGTAAATTTGGTCTAAGTTATCGCCAACATCATGTTCGGTTGGGAAAATAGGAATGTGTTATGATCTAATTCGACGAGCCCACCACCGGATTAATGTTTAGTTGACTGTAAGGACTTATTACATCTGTTTCGAAAATGACCTTATTATGTGAAAAATAGCATCCCTAAACTCTTCCCTCATCACTAAATAGCAATTTATTCCATTTCTAATTTTTACCCTCACCTTTCTGAAACCATCCTCCCTTACTTactatcttctttttctttttcctttcattaAAATCACATTATTTGATGGGTTTTCAAATTTACAGCAACTAAAAGCTAAACCAAGGTTTCTAACTCTTTTTTGCTCTCCCCTCTcaattttgtaataataaattaagccATAATCTGTCTAAAATTTACgatagcaaaataaaaaaaatttaaaaaagttaactgattgaattttaactcgattgacatggattttaatattaatataggAGGATGTGGATTCGATTTCGTTGAAATGCATTATGCTTCTATTTAagagttaaaaggaaaaattatgagttttagatattgttaaaaaaaaactaacctaaaaaaaatattttttctttttatctccTTTAACTTAATCATCGTCACCGAGTTGTTGACATGAGCAAATGAACACCCATGTTTGAAGTAGAAATAAAGATT
The window above is part of the Gossypium raimondii isolate GPD5lz chromosome 9, ASM2569854v1, whole genome shotgun sequence genome. Proteins encoded here:
- the LOC105797953 gene encoding uncharacterized protein LOC105797953, which gives rise to MDWNGAFASRPQPTLNSHYDYSYDQCPVQVMKWKGLLVQQATREQVVSTVDTKISGEETVESTSVPSSNKTTVAASPHVPIPECNCVFNLLTGGAKLPSYP
- the LOC105799718 gene encoding 60S ribosomal protein L24; translation: MVLKTELCRFSGAKIYPGKGIRFVRGDSQVFLFSNSKCKRYFHNRLKPSKLTWTAMYRKQHKKDIAQEAVKKRRRTAKKPYSRSIVGATLEVIQKKRSEKPEVRDAAREAALREIKERIKKTKDEKKAKKAEVAAKQQKTQGKGNLPKGGAPKGPKLGGGGGKR